The genomic segment GTCGTCCTTGGACACGGAACGTCAATTTTCGCTCATCTTCTTTGAGACCACTGAAGAAGCGTTCGCCGACGATTCGGTCGGCGAACGCGTCGTCGAGCGCTTTTCGATCCAGCGTGACGTTGGAGTCCTCGACGAACGCTTCGACGCGATACGTGATTGGGAGCGGTTCCGTCGTGTTCCACCGATTGTACGTACAGATCAGAAGGCACCGATCCGCGAGAGCGCGTTCGTGGAACTCGAGCGTATCGTACGCCGAGTCACCAAGGATCTCGGTTACCGTCGTATTAGCAGTCAGACGGTCGTAACGGTCGTAACATTCGAGCGTCGCTGTTTCTGGATGCTGTTTGCGCTGGGTAACGACTGCGCCAGCGGGAAGATCACTGGCGCAGTCGACCGCGACGAGCAATCCGTAGCCGTAGACCCATCCCTCATCGATGGGATCCCACGCCCACGCACCGTCAGGATCGGTGCGTGGGCACTCAAGATGCGTCGAATCGAACACGAACCGAGAGCCGTAGAAGCCGAGTCCGTCGAGGAGTTGAACAAGATGATCGAACAGCCGCTGAATGAACGGTTGGACACAGTTCCAGAACTCCCAGATCGTGCTCAACACAGGCGTCTCATCTGCGGATTTGCAGATGAGACGCCCGAGAACCG from the Natronococcus sp. AD-5 genome contains:
- a CDS encoding transposase: MSSQPPSPADVLDDAPVTNILRSAKRRVLAALDLSALDEWMDNGLGRNPRYPRSQMMRGLLFCTAETKFQFRELEDCFDSVLGRLICKSADETPVLSTIWEFWNCVQPFIQRLFDHLVQLLDGLGFYGSRFVFDSTHLECPRTDPDGAWAWDPIDEGWVYGYGLLVAVDCASDLPAGAVVTQRKQHPETATLECYDRYDRLTANTTVTEILGDSAYDTLEFHERALADRCLLICTYNRWNTTEPLPITYRVEAFVEDSNVTLDRKALDDAFADRIVGERFFSGLKEDERKLTFRVQGRQRVETHVGLVLIDRLVTALANRLDDPTGNLRRTKPW